A single region of the Eleginops maclovinus isolate JMC-PN-2008 ecotype Puerto Natales chromosome 4, JC_Emac_rtc_rv5, whole genome shotgun sequence genome encodes:
- the dmxl2 gene encoding dmX-like protein 2 isoform X14, whose amino-acid sequence MHLHQVLTGAVNPGDCCYSVGSVNDIPFTAYGSGCDVVILASDFECVQIIPGAQNGNIQVGCVECSHQLGRIAASYGNTVCIFEPLSTNPNKRHKLNYQWQKTGQFFLDAITYNLAWDPQGNRILAATERLQLWAPPLKDVLIEEEDGQLNEDRPHPVLNDWNCVWQCKTAASVHIAKWSPDGEYFATVGKDDCLLKVWYPTTGWRSAVVVQDHSDKKPPPVHFSFVYLAHPRMVTGMSWRKTSKYMPKGSVCNVLLTSCEDGVCRLWSETLLPEDSLLGGQISENTHSFSSSLPGLAGNRDKIQHALESIHHLKHLRRGRRRSSALVAHSELLPSQLGTQDAHSHRHIAQHANALCHFHISASINPNTDIPAVLAESAVFNPDDGSGGGGFVVHWLNNKDLSFTSSMDLFMLQLRKLSEQQLDQTTEDPLDPEGSPMKFDFDLDEMSDKASSEQGEEGETGEQGSTKASSPGSSSSMPLPSMLLERRMETLITEWNKSPDMLFTIHPTDGSFLVWHVKYLDEFNQGIFRQVQVSFSSRIPVAFPTGDANSLSKNILMYACTIHEGESAGEPGRMVQRVPHSASASGGLGSSALVSSPNPCPGISPAVMMVSKHVDGSLNQWAVTFAERSAYSDVLTVSHKFRYCGHRFHLNDQACHTVLPLLLTSSHHNALLTPPSAPGSLEGEQPPTFPIPKGLPRKQLRNAATRTFHDPNAIYSELILWRVDHIGPLSCTGGVSELARINSLHTSAFSNVAWLPTLVPSSVLGSYCNSASACFVASDGKNLRLYQAVVDARKLLDELSDPETSKLVGEVFNIVSQQSTARPGCIIELDVITNQCGANTQLLHVFQEDFILGYKPQKETEAFTTAFPPGEDYQPAPFSEKFFLVVIEKDLNRNSVLQMWHLHLKSVQACVDEASPDFSFQSQLMVPNQSVNPDSSPETSPIRPLPRSSSTANLQSASKLILSSKLVYSKRLDLPHGVEVTRATPSAGHLSSSSIYPVCLAPYLIVTTCSDSRVRFWRCAVEGDEGYSEDDRDTRTYRWEPWALMKEEEDNNSAVCVPGRPVAVSCSYIGRLAMAFKKPRPGQLQGSGEDFSMHVSIYECESTGGSEWVLEQTLHLDDFTRPSSTLDPRVSVDSNLFVYSRSDLYMSRDHTSPNIKHYVHLDWLSKEDGSHILTVGVGSNILMYGRISGVVNEPTSSKEGVAVITLPLGGSIKQGIRSRWILLRSVDLLSSVDGTPSLPVSLSWVRDGILVVGMDCEMHVYAQWHQDKKPGDGEEGNLSSADIAGGQTSSVFEGRARSKSVFEGSAAGAAAVDEALRAPAGLQEGGLFEAAHSLSPTLPQYHPTQLLELMDLGKVRRAKAILAHLVKCIAGEVAVVRDVEAGEGGSRRHLSRTISVTGSTAKDTIVAGRDGGRDYTEINSIPPLPLYSLMLADLDTSYKGAEEAAKGGDGEGSQKSAEDQYSDLFQMQTVTTDDFVNFAVDKPEKKSRVINLSQYGPTYFGPEHAQVLSSHLMHSSLPGLTRLEQMFLVALADTVATTSAEVTSSTDQKYTGGEALDECGLRYLLAMRLHTCLLTSLPPLYRMQLLHQGLSTCHFAWAFHSEAEEEQLNMIPAMQRGDPQWSELRAVGAGWWIRNINTLRKMVEKIGKAAFQRNNDPLDAALFFLAMKKKAVLWGLFRSQHDDKMTQFFKNNFSEDRWRKAALKNAFSLLGKQRFEQSAAFFLLAGSLKDAIEVLMEKMEDIQLAMIVARLYEADFENSSTCQGLLYEKVLGCNRDGSGYHCSRLHPDPFLRSIAYWIIKDYTRALDTLLERTPKDDDENPDVMVKACNPVVFSFYNYLRTHPLIIRRHLAIPEGTAATVGLSVEKSSADEINLIERKLFFTTANAHFKVGCPVLALEVLSKIPKVTKKSSSSPNSKASSKANVNSTQPLENGTQGGVDWGSPAAPADAWGGNDSVLDWSQPLVKMDEDDLKLDWGADKEDDEDDDDDDDDDGLTMKKPEAEIKVGGGSEIGGPKLQRDDSQGESEVDVIAEQLKFRACLKILMTELRTLATGFEVDGGKLRFQLYSWLEKEIAAMHTICNYKVEGKEEELDVEGWRERTASVDIPDDALDRTEAGAYERHQMERRRLQAKQQHSERRKAWLRKNQALLRVFLSYCSLHGAKGGGVTSVRMELLFLLQESQQETTVKQLQSPLPLPTTLPLLSACIAATKTVIANPVLHLSNHIHDILHTVTLLETPPHPDIMDDRVNTLHTLAASLSACIYQALCDSHSYSQAEANQFTGMVYQGLLLSERKRLRTESIEEHVTPNSAPAQWPGVSSLISLLTSAREEDQPRLNVLLCEGVMAVYLALLIHGLGTHSSNELFRLAAHPLNNRMWAAVFGGGAKLVIKPKRPEAPPVAPPQPAAEDGDRYRRRFNMRMLVPGRPVKETPATPPPVPTERPAYREKFIPPELSMWDYFVAKPFLPLSDSNALCDSDESGAEDDEDDDDAFLSDTQITEHSDPNSYSWALIRLVMVKLAHHNVKNFLPLTGLDFTDLPVTSPLSNAVLKTLENWEQLLLERMNKFDAPPPNYINTYPTDLSAGGGPAILRHKAMLEPDNTPFKTKNQQSFPARRLWHFLVKQEVLQETLIRYIFTKKRKQCEVEADLGYPGGKAKIIHKESDIIMAFAINRANSNEIVLASTHDVQEVDVSSLVAVQPYTWIGDDFDKESRSSDDIDHRSSQTNIAQTSSVPFAPPQMQVSASMPWLGSGQTSMGASVIMKRNLNNVKRMTSHPIYQYYMTGAQDGSVRMFEWNRPQQLICFRQAGNARVTRLYFNSQGNKCGVADGEGFLSLWQVNQTSSNPKPYLSWQCHTKTCGDFAFITSSSLIATAGQSNDNRNVCLWDTLISPSNTMVHAFPCHENGATVLQYAAKQQLLITGGRKGFVCVFDIRQRQLLHTFQAHDSAIKALALDAFEDFFVTGSAEGNMKVWKIAGHGLMHSFSTEHTKQSIFRNIGAGVMQVETRPGNRIFTCGADGTLKMRVLPDRYNIPSSLIDIL is encoded by the exons ATGCATCTGCATCAGGTGCTGACGGGGGCTGTTAACCCTGGAGATTGCTGCTATTCGGTGGGGAGCGTGAATGACATACCTTTCACG GCCTATGGCTCAGGTTGTGATGTAGTGATCCTCGCCAGTGACTTTGAGTGCGTGCAGATCATCCCGGGAGCTCAGAATGGGAACATACAGGTGGGCTGTGTGGAGTGCTCCCACCAGCTTGGCAGG aTTGCTGCATCCTACGGAAATACAGTCTGCATCTTTGAGCCTCTTTCTACCAACCCAAACAAACGCCACAAG CTTAACTATCAGTGGCAAAAGACAGGACAGTTCTTCCTCGATGCCATCACCTACAACCTGGCCTGGGACCCACAAG GGAACCGTATCCTAGCAGCAACTGAGCGACTCCAGCTGTGGGCTCCTCCACTGAAAGATGTCCTgatagaggaggaggatggacaGTTAAATGAGGACAGGCCCCACCCTGTGCTCAATGACTGGAACTGTGTCTGGCAGTGCAA GACTGCTGCATCTGTTCATATTGCCAAGTGGTCTCCTGATGGGGAGTACTTTGCAACAGTTGGGAAG GATGACTGTTTACTTAAGGTGTGGTATCCCACCACGGGCTGGCGTTCTGCAGTGGTGGTTCAAGACCACTCGGATAAAAAACCTCCTCCTGTTCActtctcctttgtttacctggCACATCCCCGCATGGTCACCGGCATGTCTTGGAGGAAGACCAGCAAGTACATGCCCAA GGGTTCAGTGTGCAATGTGCTGCTGACATCCTGCGAGGATGGCGTGTGTAGGCTGTGGTCTGAGACGCTGCTACCAGAAGACAGCCTGCTTGGCGGACAGATCTctgagaacacacactccttcagCTCCAGCCTGCCAGGCCTGGCAGGCAACAGGGACAAGATCCAGCATGCTTTGGAG TCAATCCATCACCTGAAGCATCTGCGCCGCGGCCGGCGACGCTCGTCTGCTCTGGTGGCTCACAGTGAGCTGCTGCCCTCTCAGCTCGGCACGCAGGACGCACACAGTCACCGCCACATCGCTCAGCACGCCAATGCCCTGTGTCACTTCCATATCTCAGCCAGTATTAACCCAAACACAG ATATCCCAGCGGTGCTGGCTGAATCCGCAGTGTTTAACCCAGACGATGGTAGTGGTGGTGGAGGCTTCGTCGTTCACTGGCTCAACAATAAGGACCTCAGCTTCACCTCCTCCATGGACCTCTTTATGCTGCAGCTCCGTAAGTTATCTGAACAGCAGTTGGACCAGACTACTGAGGACCCCCTGGACCCTGAAGGATCCCCTATGAAGTTTGACTTTG ACCTAGACGAGATGTCCGACAAAGCGTCTTCCGAGCAAGGGGAGGAGGGTGAGACAGGGGAGCAGGGAAGCACCAAGGCGTCATCCCCCGGATCCAGCTCCAGCATGCCTTTGCCCTCCATGCTgctggagaggaggatggagactCTGATCACAGAGTGGAACAAGAGCCCAGACATGTTGTTCACCATCCACCCTACTGATGGATCCTTCCTGGTTTGGCATGTGAAGTACTTGGATGAATTCAACCAGGGCATCTTCAGACAGGTTCAG GTGTCCTTCTCTTCCCGTATTCCAGTGGCATTTCCTACAGGTGATGCCAACTCACTGAGTAAAAACATCCTGATGTACGCCTGCACTATACATGAGGGGGAGAGTGCAGGCGAGCCGGGGAGGATGGTTCAACGTGTCCCCCACTCTGCTTCCGCATCGGGTGGCCTGGGATCGTCCGCACTGGTCTCTTCTCCCAACCCCTGCCCTGGAATCAGCCCTGCGGTCATGATGGTCTCCAAGCATGTGGATGGATCTCTCAATCAG TGGGCAGTGACATTTGCTGAGCGCTCTGCCTACTCCGACGTACTGACCGTATCACACAAGTTCCGGTACTGCGGGCACCGTTTCCATCTGAACGACCAAGCCTGCCACACAgtgctgccactgctgctgaCCTCCTCTCACCATAACGCCCTGCTCACCCCTCCTTCAGCCCCTGGCAGCCTGGAGGGAGAGCAGCCTCCCACCTTTCCAATACCAAAGGGACTTCCCAG GAAGCAGCTGCGTAATGCAGCTACAAGGACCTTCCATGACCCCAACGCCATCTACAGTGAGCTTATCCTGTGGAGGGTGGACCACATTGGACCCCTGTCCTGCACTGGAGGGGTCTCTGAACTGGCCCGTATCAACTCTCTGCACACCTCTGCGTTTAGCAATGTTGCTTGGCTACCAACACTAGTGCCCAGCTCTGTACTTG GATCTTACTGTAACAGTGCCAGCGCCTGCTTCGTGGCATCAGATGGTAAAAACCTGCGTCTCTATCAAGCTGTGGTGGACGCCAGAAAACTTCTGGATGAGCTGTCAGACCCTGAAACGTCT AAACTGGTGGGCGAAGTGTTCAACATTGTCAGCCAGCAGTCCACTGCCAGGCCTGGATGTATCATCGAGTTGGATGTGATAACAAACCAG TGTGGCGCCAATACCCAGCTGCTGCATGTCTTTCAAGAGGACTTCATTCTAGGTTACAAGCCtcagaaagagacagaagcaTTCACAACGGCCTTTCCACCCGGTGAAG ATTACCAACCTGCCCCATTCTCTGAGAAGTTCTTCCTGGTGGTGATAGAAAAGGATCTGAACAGGAACTCTGTCCTGCAAATGTGGCACCTGCACCTCAAGTCTGTGCAGGCCTGTGTTG ATGAGGCGAGCCCAGATTTCAGCTTCCAGAGCCAGCTGATGGTTCCCAATCAAAGTGTGAATCCTGACTCTTCTCCGGAGACCTCACCTATCAGACCCCTGCCCCGCTCATCCTCTACAGCCAACCTGCAATCAGCCAGCAAACTCATCCTGAGCTCCAAGCTGGTGTACAGCAAGCGGCTCGACCTTCCCCACGGGGTGGAGGTAACCAGGGCGACCCCCTCTGCAG GTCATCTGAGTTCCTCTTCTATCTACCCTGTATGCCTCGCTCCGTACCTCATTGTCACCACCTGCTCTGACTCTCGGGTCCGCTTCTGGCGCTGTGCTGTGGAGGGTGATGAGGGGTACAGCGAGGATGATCGGGACACCCGTACGTACCGCTGGGAGCCCTGGGCTCTgatgaaagaagaggaagacaacaacagtgctgtgtgtgttcctggGCGTCCTGTTGCTGTGTCCTGCTCCTACATCGGCAGGTTGGCCATGGCCTTTAAAAAACCACGACCAGGACAG CTGCAGGGTTCTGGAGAGGACTTCTCCATGCACGTGTCCATCTATGAGTGTGAATCTACTGGAGGCTCAGAGTGGGTTTTAGAGCAAACCCTTCACCTGGATGACTTTACCAGACCCTCTTCAACCCTGGATCCAAGAGTCAGTGTGGACTCAAACCTATTTGTCTACAGCAG GTCTGACCTGTACATGAGCAGAGACCACACCTCCCCCAACATTAAGCACTACGTACACTTGGACTGGCTTTCGAAGGAGGACGGGTCTCACATCCTCACTGTGGGAGTTGGATCCAACATCCTCATGTACGGACGTATCTCCGGCGTCGTCAATGAGCCGACTAGCAGCAAGGAAGGAGTAGCTGTCATCACCCTTCCTCTTGGGGGCAGTATCAAGCAGGGCATCCGCTCACGCTGGATCCTGCTTCGGTCCGTGGACCTCCTGTCGTCCGTGGACGGCACACCATCTCTGCCAGTTTCCCTGTCCTGGGTGAGGGACGGCATCCTGGTGGTAGGCATGGACTGTGAGATGCACGTGTATGCCCAGTGGCATCAGGACAAGAAGCCTGGGGATGGAGAGGAGGGCAACCTATCATCTGCAGACATTGCCGGTGGTCAAACCTCCTCGGTCTTTGAAGGGAGAGCCAGATCTAAGAGTGTGTTTGAAGGGAGTGCcgcaggagctgctgcagtggATGAGGCGCTTCGTGCCCCAGCAGGACTTCAGGAAGGTGGACTGTTTGAAGCAGCTCACTCCCTTTCTCCGACTCTACCCCAGTACCATCCCACCCAGCTGCTAGAGCTCATGGACCTGGGCAAGGTTCGCCGTGCCAAG GCCATCCTCGCTCACCTGGTGAAGTGTATTGCTGGGGAAGTCGCAGTGGTGAGGGATGTGGAGGCAGGTGAGGGCGGATCAAGGAGACATCTATCCCGGACCATCAGTGTGACCGGCAGCACAGCAAAAGACACTATAGTGGCTGGCCGCGATGGGGGGAGGGACTACACAGAGATCAACTCCATCCCTCCCTTGCCCCTGTACTCCCTCATGTTGGCTGACCTGGACACCTCGTACAAGGGAGCGGAAGAAGCTGCTAAGGGGGGCGACGGTGAGGGGTCCCAGAAGTCCGCAGAAGACCAGTATTCAGACCTCTTTCAG ATGCAAACGGTCACCACAGACGATTTCGTGAACTTTGCCGTGGACAAACCAGAGAAAAAGTCTCGAGTCATCAACCTCTCTCAATATGGACCTACCTACTTTGGACCGGAGCATGCTCAG GTACTGTCCAGTCACCTCATGCACTCCAGCCTCCCGGGACTGACCAGACTGGAGCAGATGTTCTTGGTGGCCTTGGCTGATACTGTTGCAACCACTAGTGCTGAGGTCACCAGCTCCACTGATCAGAAGTACACAG gtggagaGGCTCTCGATGAGTGTGGACTGCGGTACCTGCTGGCCATGCGTCTTCACACCTGCCTGCTCACCTCCCTGCCCCCCCTCTACCGCATGCAGCTGCTCCACCAGG GCCTGTCAACATGCCACTTTGCATGGGCCTTCCACTCAGAGGCAGAAGAAGAGCAGCTGAACATGATCCCAGCCATGCAGAGAGGAGACCCGCAGTGGTCTGAGCTCAGAGCTGTTGGAGCGGGTTGGTGGATACGCAACATCAACACCCTGCGGAAAATGGTGGAGAAG atagGTAAAGCTGCATTCCAGAGAAACAACGACCCTTTAGATGCTGCTCTGTTCTTCTTGGCCATGAAGAAGAAAGCTGTCCTCTGGGGGCTCTTCAG GTCTCAGCATGATGACAAGATGACTCAGTTCTTCAAGAATAACTTCAGTGAAGACCGCTGGCGAAAGGCAGCCCTGAAAAATGCCTTCTCCCTGTTGGGAAAGCAGCGCTTTGAACAGTCCGCTGCCTTTTTCTTACTGGCTGGATCACTCAAAGATGCCATAGAG GTGTTgatggagaagatggaggaCATCCAGTTAGCCATGATCGTAGCAAGGCTGTATGAGGCTGACTTTGAGAATTCTTCTACCTGCCAAGGCCTCCTGTATGAGAAGGTCCTGGGCTGTAACAGGGACGGTAGTGGTTACCACTGTTCCAGGCTGCACCCCGACCCATTCCTCCGCAGCATAGCCTACTGGATCATAAAAGATTACACTCGAGCTCTGGACACACTGTTGGAACGAACCCCCAAAGACGATGATGAGAACCCTG ATGTGATGGTGAAAGCTTGCAACCCGGTGGTGTTCAGTTTCTATAACTACCTGAGGACACACCCTTTGATCATCCGTCGACACTTAGCAATTCCAGAAGGCACCGCAGCGACTGTGGGCCTCAGTGTTGAGAAGAGCAGCGCAGATGAGATCAACCTTATAGAGCGCAAACTGTTCTTCACGACTGCCAATGCACACTTCAAG GTGGGCTGTCCAGTTCTGGCTCTGGAAGTGCTTTCCAAGATTCCCAAAGTTACTAAGAAATCCAGCTCTTCGCCTAACAGCAAAGCTTCATCCAAAGCCAATGTAAACTCCACCCAACCTCTTGAAAATGGGACCCAGGGTGGCGTGGACTGGGGCTCCCCTGCAGCCCCGGCCGATGCCTGGGGTGGAAATGATAGTGTGTTAGACTGGAGCCAGCCTTTGGTCAAGATGGATGAAGATGACCTGAAGCTGGACTGGGGGGCAGAcaaagaagatgatgaagatgatgatgatgatgatgatgatgacggtCTGACCATGAAGAAGCCAGAGGCTGAGATTAAAGTGGGCGGAGGCTCAGAGATTGGCGGCCCTAAACTGCAGAGAGACGACTCACAG GGGGAGTCGGAGGTGGACGTGATTGCGGAGCAGCTGAAGTTCCGGGCCTGTCTGAAGATCCTGATGACAGAGCTGCGTACGCTAGCCACAGGCTTCGAGGTGGATGGAGGGAAGCTCCGCTTTCAGCTCTACAGTTGGCTGGAGAAGGAGATAGCAGCCATGCATACGATCTGCAACTACAAG GTggagggaaaggaggaagaaTTAGATGTGGAGGGCTGGAGAGAGCGTACAGCATCAGTGGACATACCAGACGACGCCCTAGATCGTACAGAGGCCGGGGCCTACGAGCGTCACCAGATGGAGCGCCGCCGCCTTCAGGCCAAGCAGCAGCACTCTGAGAGGCGTAAAGCGTGGCTGAGGAAGAACCAGGCCCTGCTGAGGGTGTTTCTCTCCTACTGTAGCCTTCATGGAGCCAAAGGAGGAGGAGTCACCTCTGTCCGCATGGAGCTTCTCTTCCTTCTGCAGGAGAGCCAGCag GAGACCACAGTGAAGCAGCTGCAGTCTCCTCTGCCTCTGCCCACAACACTGCCTCTGCTCTCAGCCTGCATTGCTGCCACCAAGACGGTCATAGCCAATCCAGTTCTCCACCTCAGCAACCACATTCACGACATCCTCCACACCGTCACCCTCTTGGAGACCCCGCCGCATCCTGACATCATGGATGATCGG GTGAATACTCTGCACACGCTAGCAGCTTCTCTGTCTGCCTGCATCTATCAAGCACTGTGTGACAGCCACAGCTACAG CCAGGCGGAGGCCAACCAGTTTACGGGGATGGTGTACCAGGGCCTGCTGCTCAGTGAGAGGAAACGACTCCGCACAGAAAGCATTGAAGAACATGTAACTCCCAACTCTGCTCCTGCACAGTGGCCAG gtgtgtcGTCCCTGATTTCTCTGTTGACGTCTGCCAGAGAGGAGGACCAGCCGAGGCTCAACGTGCTGCTGTGTGAAGGGGTCATGGCTGTCTATCTGGCACTGCTCATTCACGGCCTGGGCACTCACAGCAGCAACGAACTGTTCCGCCTGGCAGCGCATCCGCTCAACAACCGCATGTGGGCTGCTGTGTTTGGGGGAGGGGCCAAACTCGTTATTAAGCCAAAGAGGCCCGAGGCCCCACCAG TTGCTCCCCCTCAACCTGCTGCAGAGGATGGGGACCGATACAGACGTAGGTTCAACATGAGGATGCTCGTTCCTGGACGCCCTGTGAAGGAGACGCCAGCGACCCCCCCTCCTGTGCCCACAGAGAGACCCGCCTACAGGGAGAAGTTTATTCCACCCGAGCTGAGCATGTGGGACTACTTTGTGGCCAAG CCCTTCCTGCCACTGTCAGACAGCAACGCTCTGTGTGACTCAGACGAAAGTGGCGCTGAAGATGACGAAGATGATGACGATGCATTTCTTTCTGACACTCAGATAACAGAGCACTCTGACCCTAACTCCTACAG CTGGGCTCTGATCCGCCTGGTAATGGTGAAGCTGGCTCATCATAACGTCAAGAACTTCCTCCCACTCACAGGCCTCGACTTCACAG ACCTGCCAGTCACCTCCCCTCTCAGCAACGCTGTGTTGAAGACTTTAGAGAATTGGGAGCAGCTACTGCTGGAGCGAATGAACAAGTTTGATGCCCCGCCCCCCAACTACATCAACACTTATCCTACTGACCTCAGTGCAGGAGGGGGCCCCGCCATACTCCGACACAAGGCCATGCTGGAGCCAGACAACACACCCTTCAA GACAAAGAACCAACAGTCCTTTCCAGCCCGACGTCTTTGGCATTTCCTGGTCAAACAGGAAGTTCTTCAGGAGACTTTGATCCGTTACATCTTTACTAAAAAAAGGAAGCAGTGTGAG GTTGAAGCAGACCTGGGTTACCCTGGAGGGAAGGCTAAAATCATTCATAAGGAGTCAGATATAATCATGGCATTCGCCATCAATAGG GCTAACTCCAATGAGATAGTGCTAGCCTCCACTCATGATGTCCAGGAGGTGGACGTGTCTTCTCTGGTGGCTGTGCAGCCCTACACCTGGATAGGGGACGACTTTGATAAGGAGTCCCGCAG ctcTGATGACATAGACCATCGATCTTCTCAAACCAACATTGCCCAGACGAGCTCCGTCCCCTTCGCACCACCTCAGATGCAGGTCTCTGCCTCCATGCCATGGCTCGGCAGTGGACAGACCAGCATGGGAGCCAGTGTG